The Ananas comosus cultivar F153 unplaced genomic scaffold, ASM154086v1, whole genome shotgun sequence genome includes a window with the following:
- the LOC109705907 gene encoding subtilisin-like protease SBT3.9, producing the protein MNASPSPSPSPSPSSSRFLLFVSFFVVVFFLALPVTSISAPMADEHAKLPPEEAEAEEAKVQIVYVDRPEGADPEEFHIRTLGAVLGSEEAAKEAVIYHYTHAASGFSAKLTLKQVEELQKQAGVLQVVPSRTYQLHGPSTATHRISII; encoded by the exons ATGAACGcatcgccctcgccctcgccctcgccctcgccctcctcgtcgcgcttcctcctcttcgtctccttcttcgtcgtcgtcttcttcctcgCGCTCCCGGTGACCTCGATCTCGGCTCCAATGGCGGACGAGCACGCGAAGCTTCCcccggaggaggcggaggcggaggaggcgaaggtGCAGATCGTGTACGTGGATCGCCCCGAGGGCGCGGATCCAGAGGAGTTCCACATCCGCACCCTCGGCGCCGTCCTCGgcag TGAGGAGGCTGCGAAGGAGGCTGTGATCTACCACTACACGCACGCGGCGAGCGGCTTCTCAGCGAAGCTCACTCTGAAGCAGGTCGAGGAATTGCAGA AGCAAGCAGGTGTTCTTCAGGTGGTGCCGAGCAGGACTTACCAGCTGCATGGGCCCAGCACCGCCACCCACCGCATCAGCATCATCTGA
- the LOC109705906 gene encoding uncharacterized protein LOC109705906, whose amino-acid sequence MSLACLVCHGMESPSHSFRSYSVSSSEEEGRCGAVVSCLTRKVPVPGGNTNPNGIGTSKVSPFPVMSSGQGITGAPRLERSRAVTRDLVRDWNFDEILLGR is encoded by the coding sequence ATGAGCTTGGCATGTCTTGTATGCCATGGCATGGAAAGCCCATCACATTCATTCAGAAGCTATTCAGTCTCGAGCTCAGAGGAGGAAGGCCGGTGCGGTGCGGTCGTCAGCTGCCTGACCCGGAAAGTACCCGTGCCGGGCGGAAACACTAATCCGAATGGGATCGGGACATCGAAAGTCAGCCCCTTCCCCGTTATGTCGAGCGGACAAGGCATAACCGGAGCGCCTCGCCTTGAACGGAGCCGAGCCGTCACGAGGGACCTCGTCAGAGACTGGAACTTTGATGAAATTCTTCTGGGGAGGTAG